CGCGCGCTGCGCGACGAGGTGGACGAACTGGCCGGCAACGGCGTGCGCATCCGCTTTCTCGGCGACACCACGGCCTTCGGCCCGGTGCTGCGCGACGAAATCCGGCGCGCCGAGGAGCGCACCGCCCGCCTCGACCGCCTGCGCCTGAACATCGCCGCCAATTACGGGGGCCGCTGGCACATCGCCGACGCGGTCGAGCACCTGTTGCGCGAGCAGCCCGGCGCCGCGCCCGGCAACGACGAGATACAGGACTACATCAACCGCCGCCTCGCCGAATCCGGCGCCGGCGATGTGGATTTGCTGATACGCACCGGCGGCGAGTCGCGGCTCAGCAACTTCATGCTGTGGCAAAGCGCCTACGCCGAGTTGTATTTCACGCCGGTGCTG
The window above is part of the Gammaproteobacteria bacterium genome. Proteins encoded here:
- the uppS gene encoding polyprenyl diphosphate synthase — its product is MDGDVTAPVSIEKKRPRHVAIIMDGNGRWAETRREERIHGHRKGLDGVRMVIETSVEYGIAALTLFTFSSENWRRPRREVRGLMDLFVRALRDEVDELAGNGVRIRFLGDTTAFGPVLRDEIRRAEERTARLDRLRLNIAANYGGRWHIADAVEHLLREQPGAAPGNDEIQDYINRRLAESGAGDVDLLIRTGGESRLSNFMLWQSAYAELYFTPVLWPEFDRAQYDGALDWFARRQRRFGALTG